One Actinomyces marmotae DNA window includes the following coding sequences:
- a CDS encoding YtxH domain-containing protein, with product MSKLPFVLGLGAGYVLGTRAGRAQYERIKATARGVAEQPFVRTRVDAAQARVAQAVRQQGEAVTDKVADAVKERLFGAPASPAPAKGSEPAAVAVDDATIRPIK from the coding sequence ATGAGCAAGCTCCCCTTCGTCCTCGGCCTCGGCGCCGGGTACGTCCTGGGCACCCGGGCGGGCCGCGCCCAGTACGAGCGCATCAAGGCGACCGCCCGGGGCGTCGCCGAGCAGCCCTTCGTCCGCACCCGGGTCGACGCCGCCCAGGCGAGAGTCGCGCAGGCCGTGCGCCAGCAGGGCGAGGCCGTCACCGACAAGGTCGCCGACGCCGTCAAGGAGCGCCTTTTCGGCGCCCCCGCCTCCCCGGCCCCGGCGAAGGGCTCGGAGCCGGCCGCGGTCGCCGTCGACGACGCCACAATCCGCCCCATCAAGTAG
- a CDS encoding cation diffusion facilitator family transporter — protein MPPVPRRSATGSRYAPPQDLSTYAWLSIGAALATIALKSWAAWVTGSAGLLSDAAESLVNLVAAVVALWVLKVSIRPADEDHQFGHSKAEYFSAVVEGVMIFVAAALIIVTAAERIIHPVMPERLGLGLAVSVIASVINGGVAWVLHRAGRAERSAALIADAKHLATDVITSAAVLIGVGIVALTGSPVLDALVALGAGLNIMWTGFKLINESVGGLMDAAPAAEAIARVEEVLGARREPGRIDFHAMRIREAGNRRFMDLHVLVPDAWTVKQGHDFAEDLIDDLVRADPGLRVSAHLEPIGDPKSYEDLDDV, from the coding sequence GTGCCTCCAGTGCCGCGGCGCTCGGCCACGGGCTCGCGCTACGCCCCGCCCCAGGACCTGTCCACGTACGCGTGGCTGTCCATCGGGGCAGCCCTGGCCACCATCGCCCTGAAGTCCTGGGCGGCATGGGTGACCGGCTCGGCCGGGCTCCTCTCGGACGCGGCGGAGTCGCTCGTCAACCTGGTGGCGGCGGTGGTGGCCCTGTGGGTGCTCAAGGTCTCGATCCGCCCGGCCGACGAGGACCACCAGTTCGGCCACTCCAAGGCGGAGTACTTTTCCGCGGTGGTCGAGGGCGTCATGATCTTCGTCGCGGCGGCCCTCATCATCGTCACGGCGGCCGAGCGGATCATCCATCCGGTCATGCCCGAGAGGCTGGGGCTGGGCCTGGCGGTCTCCGTGATCGCCTCGGTCATCAACGGCGGGGTCGCCTGGGTCCTGCATCGGGCGGGGCGCGCCGAGCGCTCGGCCGCGCTCATCGCCGACGCCAAGCACCTGGCCACCGATGTCATCACCTCCGCGGCCGTGCTCATCGGCGTGGGGATCGTGGCACTCACCGGCTCGCCGGTGCTCGACGCCCTCGTGGCCCTGGGGGCGGGCCTCAACATCATGTGGACGGGCTTCAAGCTCATCAACGAGTCGGTGGGCGGGCTCATGGACGCCGCCCCCGCCGCCGAGGCGATCGCCCGGGTGGAGGAGGTGCTGGGCGCCCGCCGCGAACCCGGCCGCATCGACTTCCACGCCATGCGCATCCGCGAGGCAGGAAACCGCCGTTTCATGGATCTCCACGTGCTCGTGCCCGACGCCTGGACGGTCAAGCAGGGGCACGACTTCGCCGAGGACCTTATCGATGACCTGGTCCGCGCGGATCCGGGCCTGCGGGTCTCCGCCCACCTCGAGCCGATCGGCGATCCGAAGAGTTACGAGGACCTCGACGACGTCTGA
- a CDS encoding glycosyltransferase 87 family protein has product MTSASDGAQARGAARERALETALGSPALLILGCVGLLLIPVHQLWNDLVPSFKLDAWIYYHAVAQWHAGGSLYDWYADPGRQLWPFTYPPFAAWAFTPLLLITDRAAQILLTALTPWAAALTGWAGLRCLGARGRAARTGGVWLAVAGCLVAEPLDKTMEYGQINAILMMLVALDLLVVPVSSRWRGVGSAVAAVIKLTPAIAILVFVVRREWRAAATMAVTAAGLTAAAWVASPQESMRFFGQAMLDPSRAGLPDYSGNQSLRGLVARALPEGMWGPAWAGLALLVMIGAVLLARALGRGASASDGLILLLQADVVMTCGLLISPISWSHHWVWCLPLLMGLGVASWRWRSPALMTATASGGLVFALAMHWWFPEQNHVEQDWPWWAGPLGSSYTLWALAAGAALWVCAPRGARDPGAGAPEGEGAPGWRRP; this is encoded by the coding sequence ATGACATCAGCCTCTGACGGGGCCCAGGCGCGAGGAGCCGCGCGCGAGCGCGCGCTGGAGACCGCCCTCGGCTCACCCGCCCTCCTCATCCTGGGCTGCGTGGGCCTGCTGCTCATCCCCGTCCACCAACTGTGGAACGACCTGGTGCCCTCGTTCAAGCTCGACGCATGGATCTACTACCACGCCGTGGCGCAGTGGCATGCCGGCGGCTCCCTCTACGACTGGTACGCCGACCCCGGGCGGCAGCTGTGGCCCTTCACCTACCCGCCCTTCGCCGCATGGGCCTTCACCCCTCTGCTGCTCATCACCGATCGCGCCGCGCAGATCCTGCTCACAGCACTGACGCCCTGGGCGGCGGCCCTCACCGGCTGGGCTGGCCTGCGCTGCCTGGGAGCGCGCGGGAGGGCGGCCCGCACCGGCGGGGTGTGGCTCGCGGTGGCGGGCTGCCTGGTGGCCGAGCCGCTGGACAAGACCATGGAGTACGGGCAGATCAACGCGATCCTCATGATGCTCGTCGCGCTCGACCTGCTCGTGGTGCCCGTCAGTTCGCGCTGGCGCGGGGTGGGCAGCGCCGTGGCCGCGGTCATCAAGCTCACCCCGGCGATCGCGATCCTCGTCTTCGTCGTGCGCCGCGAGTGGCGGGCGGCGGCGACGATGGCCGTCACGGCCGCCGGGCTGACGGCGGCGGCGTGGGTGGCCTCGCCCCAAGAGTCGATGCGATTCTTCGGCCAGGCCATGCTCGACCCCTCGCGCGCGGGGCTCCCCGACTACTCGGGCAATCAGAGCCTGCGCGGGCTCGTGGCCCGGGCCCTGCCGGAGGGGATGTGGGGTCCTGCGTGGGCGGGGCTCGCGCTCCTGGTGATGATCGGCGCCGTGCTCCTGGCCAGGGCCCTGGGACGGGGCGCCTCCGCCTCGGACGGCCTGATCCTGCTGCTCCAGGCCGACGTGGTGATGACCTGCGGGCTGCTCATCTCCCCCATCAGCTGGTCGCACCACTGGGTGTGGTGCCTGCCGCTGCTCATGGGGCTCGGCGTCGCCTCCTGGCGCTGGCGCTCGCCCGCCCTCATGACGGCGACGGCGTCCGGCGGGCTCGTCTTCGCCCTGGCCATGCACTGGTGGTTCCCCGAGCAGAATCACGTGGAGCAGGACTGGCCGTGGTGGGCGGGGCCATTGGGCTCCTCCTACACGCTGTGGGCGCTCGCCGCCGGGGCCGCACTGTGGGTCTGCGCCCCGCGCGGCGCGCGCGACCCGGGCGCCGGCGCGCCGGAGGGCGAGGGCGCGCCGGGGTGGCGGCGCCCGTAA
- a CDS encoding FHA domain-containing protein, with protein MAPDDEGHAPEGRSAGTLAEAERGEVIVGMLGTALLVPGAPERVAAAVLAALGGPVVQGDAGAVKGAAAQAAISTGQEPPDPDEPDRLVAQDEAGDGTEDADPSPGSPAAAVAAGAPTPDGPASAWDAIDGVDDEDLPATGVWVEPEEEDAGPPTAAMPGPAPDPEDDSGSYDLSASFPEPEPGSGRRRHRGSSVPTAGSASVGSPATGPGGEAPAGNAINTLPSSAVAEALATAMVRDARPVLALLRLSTGQDVLVRAGGEVVIGRAPQSASARAALVVVPSTSHMVSRSHVRITTAGSSVLAQDLGSSNGTILHRPGCPAVLIASALPTPLSVGDVLSIGDGMTLRLVAPSAPMGAGPPSPPSIHPFQHYQQ; from the coding sequence ATGGCCCCGGATGATGAGGGACACGCCCCCGAGGGCCGCTCGGCGGGGACCCTGGCCGAGGCCGAGCGCGGCGAGGTGATCGTCGGGATGCTCGGCACGGCACTCCTGGTCCCCGGGGCCCCCGAGCGCGTGGCGGCGGCCGTGCTGGCGGCCCTGGGCGGCCCCGTGGTCCAGGGCGACGCCGGCGCCGTCAAGGGCGCCGCCGCCCAGGCCGCCATCTCCACCGGGCAGGAGCCCCCCGACCCCGATGAGCCCGACCGGCTCGTGGCCCAGGACGAGGCGGGCGACGGCACGGAGGACGCTGACCCGTCCCCGGGCTCCCCGGCCGCGGCTGTCGCCGCCGGCGCTCCGACCCCCGATGGGCCGGCCTCGGCCTGGGACGCGATCGACGGCGTCGACGACGAGGATCTGCCCGCCACCGGCGTCTGGGTCGAGCCCGAGGAGGAGGACGCCGGGCCCCCGACGGCCGCGATGCCCGGGCCGGCGCCGGACCCCGAGGATGACTCGGGCAGTTACGACCTGAGCGCTTCCTTCCCTGAGCCCGAGCCCGGCTCGGGCCGGCGCCGCCACCGCGGCTCCTCGGTGCCCACCGCCGGCAGCGCGTCCGTGGGGAGCCCCGCGACCGGCCCTGGGGGAGAGGCGCCGGCGGGCAATGCGATCAACACCCTGCCCTCATCGGCCGTGGCCGAGGCCCTGGCGACGGCGATGGTGCGCGACGCCCGCCCCGTCCTCGCCCTGCTGCGCCTGTCTACCGGGCAGGACGTCCTCGTGCGCGCGGGCGGCGAGGTCGTGATCGGCAGGGCGCCCCAATCGGCCAGCGCGCGGGCGGCGCTCGTCGTCGTCCCCTCGACCTCCCACATGGTCTCCCGATCCCACGTGCGGATCACCACGGCCGGCTCCTCCGTCCTCGCGCAGGACCTGGGCTCCTCCAACGGCACGATCCTCCACCGCCCCGGCTGCCCGGCGGTTCTCATCGCCTCCGCCCTGCCCACGCCTCTGAGCGTGGGGGACGTGCTCAGCATCGGTGATGGCATGACGCTCAGGCTGGTCGCCCCCTCCGCTCCGATGGGGGCGGGACCGCCCTCTCCGCCCTCGATCCACCCATTCCAGCACTACCAGCAGTAA
- a CDS encoding MFS transporter, producing MPSYRRILRQPGALRFSSAALIARFPMSMLGISLILTVEAVYGSYSAAGAVSAAFVVASAIGSPLLARQVDARGQAAVMRPALAVSASALAALIGCLSARAPLPAVLALAAVAGAFTGSMGSLARSRWTVVLSTPQDLHTAFSLEAALDEVAFVIGPPLATALSTAPALPTASGVIACALLQTGGGAWLLSQRATEPPAHPRPRRGRGKDREGDGAPSGAGAPRTPVLRHGAVLAVITVFMLTGGLFGANDVAAVAVAKELGHPSAAGVVLAAWSVGSLSAALAFGARAWGWPLWKQLLAGVTGLAVGCSALPLMPGLVSIAVVMALTGMAIAPTVTIGNNIVQVTVAPSQLTEGLAWIGTALNMGVSLGSLVAGQAIDRTGSHGGYLLVAGFAWMGVLATIVGLPTLRSAKARTDLENPA from the coding sequence ATGCCGTCCTACCGTCGAATCCTGCGCCAGCCCGGCGCCCTGCGCTTCTCCAGCGCCGCGCTCATCGCCCGGTTCCCGATGTCGATGCTGGGGATCTCCCTCATCCTCACCGTTGAGGCGGTTTACGGCTCCTACTCGGCGGCCGGCGCGGTCAGCGCGGCCTTCGTCGTCGCCTCGGCGATCGGCTCACCGCTTCTCGCGCGCCAGGTCGACGCCCGGGGCCAGGCCGCGGTCATGCGCCCGGCGCTGGCGGTCTCCGCGAGCGCGCTGGCGGCACTCATCGGCTGCCTGTCGGCGCGCGCCCCACTGCCCGCGGTCCTCGCCCTGGCGGCGGTGGCGGGCGCCTTCACCGGGTCGATGGGCTCACTGGCCCGCTCGCGGTGGACCGTCGTGCTGTCCACCCCGCAGGACCTCCACACGGCCTTCTCCCTCGAGGCGGCACTCGATGAGGTCGCCTTCGTCATCGGCCCGCCGCTGGCCACCGCCCTGAGCACCGCGCCGGCGCTGCCCACCGCCTCGGGCGTCATCGCCTGCGCTCTGCTGCAGACCGGCGGTGGGGCCTGGCTGCTGTCCCAGAGGGCCACGGAACCCCCGGCACATCCCCGCCCCCGGCGCGGGCGGGGCAAGGACCGCGAGGGCGACGGCGCTCCGTCAGGCGCGGGCGCTCCCCGGACCCCGGTGCTCCGGCACGGGGCGGTCCTCGCGGTGATCACCGTGTTCATGCTCACCGGCGGGCTGTTCGGGGCGAACGACGTCGCCGCCGTCGCCGTGGCCAAGGAACTCGGGCACCCCTCTGCGGCCGGCGTCGTGCTCGCCGCCTGGTCGGTCGGCTCCCTCAGTGCGGCGCTCGCCTTCGGGGCGCGCGCCTGGGGGTGGCCGCTGTGGAAGCAGCTCCTGGCAGGCGTCACCGGGCTGGCCGTCGGGTGCTCGGCCCTGCCGCTGATGCCGGGCCTGGTGTCGATCGCCGTCGTCATGGCGCTCACCGGAATGGCGATCGCCCCCACGGTGACGATCGGCAACAACATCGTCCAGGTGACGGTGGCCCCCTCGCAGTTGACCGAGGGCCTGGCCTGGATCGGCACCGCGCTCAACATGGGGGTCTCCCTGGGCTCCCTCGTGGCGGGCCAGGCGATCGATCGCACCGGCTCCCATGGCGGGTATCTCCTCGTGGCGGGCTTCGCCTGGATGGGGGTCCTCGCTACCATCGTCGGGCTGCCGACACTGCGATCAGCCAAGGCGAGAACCGATTTGGAGAACCCGGCATGA
- a CDS encoding PP2C family protein-serine/threonine phosphatase encodes MSDTTEPVAGASRAPIVGAATDVGRMRTANEDGYLALEPVYVVVDGMGGHSSGRLAARTALERISALAGSVISDAAQVIEAIEEAGEEVAALPSSAAHRPGATVAGIALLHPDGVPAWLVFNLGDARVYLLRDGELHQVTTDHSKVQELIESGELSRADARGDFRKNIVTRALGGGLAGPFTPSARLLPATGGERFLVCSDGLSDELDDDELALILDAGLTPQRTAEALVAAALENGGHDNATAVVVDLVERPSLGGVVTAPEQSGGGASDGPG; translated from the coding sequence ATGAGCGATACCACTGAGCCGGTCGCCGGCGCGTCCCGGGCCCCCATCGTCGGTGCCGCCACCGATGTCGGCCGCATGCGCACCGCCAATGAGGATGGCTATCTGGCCCTGGAGCCCGTGTACGTCGTCGTCGACGGCATGGGGGGGCACTCCTCCGGGCGCCTGGCCGCTCGCACCGCCCTGGAGCGGATCTCCGCCCTGGCCGGGAGCGTCATCAGCGACGCCGCCCAGGTCATCGAGGCGATCGAGGAGGCCGGGGAGGAGGTCGCTGCGCTGCCCTCCTCCGCCGCTCACAGGCCCGGCGCGACCGTCGCCGGAATCGCCCTGCTTCACCCCGACGGCGTCCCCGCCTGGCTGGTCTTCAACCTGGGTGATGCGCGCGTCTACCTCCTGCGCGATGGCGAGCTCCACCAGGTCACCACCGATCACTCCAAGGTCCAGGAGCTCATCGAGTCCGGTGAGCTCAGCCGGGCCGACGCCCGCGGCGACTTCCGCAAGAACATCGTCACCCGTGCCCTGGGCGGGGGGCTGGCGGGCCCCTTCACCCCGAGCGCGCGCCTCCTGCCCGCCACGGGGGGCGAGCGCTTCCTCGTGTGCTCCGATGGCCTGAGCGACGAGCTCGACGACGACGAACTCGCCCTCATCCTGGACGCCGGCCTCACCCCGCAGCGCACCGCCGAGGCCCTCGTCGCCGCCGCCTTGGAAAACGGCGGGCATGACAACGCCACGGCGGTGGTCGTTGATCTCGTGGAGCGCCCGTCGCTCGGCGGCGTCGTCACGGCTCCCGAGCAGTCAGGGGGAGGTGCGTCGGATGGCCCCGGATGA
- a CDS encoding copper homeostasis protein CutC has protein sequence MNPAVLSVTAPSLRHHTAPHTAPWRDLDHIGVEICLENVAGVRRAVRAGADRAELCDNVTVGGTTPSIGAVEAAILAAAEEVEAKRQRIGAHWASSKDGAPFGLRVMIRPRGGSFVYDGDGRRAMIADVRRIAALAREMSEYTRPVPTSNPAQPLPPAVDLGIVVGGLTDDGTVDRGLIRLLKDLADGATLTFHRAIDASRDPLEAYRDLGQLGVDYVLTSGAADTALDGARMIAAMVAEEGPTVIATGMVRSDNVAEVIEATGAGEIHLRCSFPGLPPHLPQNTDEEQVREIVKVARALPVPGRPGRSEG, from the coding sequence ATGAACCCAGCAGTTCTATCCGTGACCGCTCCGTCCCTGCGCCATCACACCGCGCCACACACCGCCCCCTGGCGCGACCTCGACCACATCGGGGTCGAGATCTGCCTGGAGAACGTGGCGGGCGTGCGGCGCGCGGTCCGCGCGGGGGCGGATCGCGCCGAGTTATGCGACAACGTCACCGTTGGCGGCACCACGCCCTCGATCGGCGCTGTCGAGGCCGCCATCCTGGCCGCAGCCGAGGAGGTCGAGGCCAAGCGCCAGCGCATCGGCGCGCACTGGGCCTCCTCAAAGGACGGCGCCCCCTTCGGCCTGCGCGTCATGATTCGCCCCCGGGGAGGCAGCTTCGTCTACGACGGCGACGGCAGGCGCGCGATGATCGCGGACGTGCGCAGGATCGCCGCCCTGGCGCGGGAGATGAGCGAGTACACCCGGCCCGTGCCCACCTCCAACCCGGCCCAGCCGCTGCCCCCGGCCGTGGACCTGGGGATCGTCGTCGGCGGCCTGACGGACGACGGCACCGTCGACCGCGGCCTCATCCGCCTCCTCAAGGACCTCGCCGACGGCGCCACCCTGACCTTCCACCGGGCCATCGACGCCAGCCGCGACCCCCTGGAGGCCTACCGCGACCTGGGCCAACTCGGCGTCGACTACGTGCTCACCAGTGGCGCGGCGGACACCGCCCTCGACGGGGCGCGGATGATCGCCGCGATGGTGGCCGAGGAGGGGCCGACGGTCATCGCCACCGGCATGGTGCGCAGCGACAACGTCGCCGAGGTCATCGAGGCCACGGGCGCCGGGGAGATCCACCTGCGCTGCTCCTTCCCGGGCCTGCCCCCGCACCTGCCCCAGAACACCGACGAGGAGCAGGTGCGCGAGATCGTCAAGGTGGCGCGCGCCCTTCCGGTCCCGGGCCGGCCGGGCCGCTCAGAGGGCTGA
- a CDS encoding LmeA family phospholipid-binding protein, whose translation MPETSSLASSLNPSPAPSAASPSPRRGRALAVSAACLVALLTVGNFTARPALDSYLSGRVAAAIRQALPGLDKNASIATGDDLILQLLHGRIDSIGIDASRLDLPVRADTASTLSVCDVHAELTGVSASDPHRASSARATGLIDWRGANDLVTTADINPKDVTVDVVRPGTDTDPGSARASGVGYGSAFEIVFEPRVTADGGLGITVTSAKADGVEVPIDGPNSEGGRILALLGIPISGVEITPDQLPHGLRVSKVMVTADGLKISLAGSDVTMSE comes from the coding sequence GTGCCTGAGACCTCCTCGCTCGCGTCCTCCCTGAACCCCTCGCCCGCCCCCTCCGCTGCCAGCCCCTCCCCCCGCCGGGGACGCGCGCTGGCCGTCTCGGCCGCCTGCCTCGTCGCCCTGCTCACCGTGGGCAACTTCACGGCGCGGCCCGCCCTGGACTCCTACCTGTCCGGGCGGGTGGCCGCCGCCATCCGCCAGGCGCTTCCCGGACTGGACAAGAACGCCTCCATCGCCACGGGTGATGACCTCATCCTCCAGCTCCTCCACGGCCGCATCGACTCGATCGGCATCGACGCCTCCCGACTCGACCTGCCCGTGAGAGCGGATACGGCCAGCACCCTGAGCGTGTGCGATGTCCACGCGGAGCTGACCGGCGTGAGCGCCTCCGACCCGCATCGCGCGAGCAGCGCGCGCGCCACGGGGCTCATCGACTGGCGGGGGGCCAACGACCTGGTGACCACCGCCGACATCAACCCCAAGGACGTGACGGTGGACGTGGTGCGCCCGGGCACGGACACGGACCCCGGCAGTGCCCGCGCCTCCGGCGTCGGCTACGGCTCCGCCTTCGAGATCGTGTTCGAGCCGCGGGTCACGGCCGACGGCGGCCTGGGCATCACCGTCACCTCGGCGAAGGCCGACGGGGTCGAGGTGCCCATTGACGGCCCCAACTCCGAGGGGGGCAGGATTCTCGCACTGCTGGGCATCCCGATCAGCGGCGTGGAGATCACCCCCGATCAGCTGCCCCACGGCCTGAGGGTCAGCAAGGTCATGGTCACCGCCGACGGCCTGAAGATCTCTCTCGCCGGCAGTGACGTGACCATGAGCGAGTAA
- a CDS encoding trimeric intracellular cation channel family protein, translating to MSVVCLPIALHTAQITALGALPVTFRAIDLSGVLLNGILGALIARRKNFDLVGFVVLAILTATAGGILRDVMIQNGPPFALTDPYYLYAACAGAMIAWLVPFTSRPARRFLVVADAVVLGVWAATGATKALANGLGVMPALLLGSLTAVGGSMIRDVSVGETPAVFGGNKLYAIPALLAALTDVVMVRVGFHESWGILVATLVGAGMCLLAYWRSWQLPVVGDREMRRRARGERPLKWALPSGPAIGWRRGLMGLRVRGDGARRASAGGGSSQGRRDREPLAPEDL from the coding sequence CTGTCAGTGGTCTGCCTCCCCATCGCGCTTCATACCGCGCAGATCACGGCGCTCGGCGCCCTGCCTGTCACCTTCCGCGCCATCGACCTGTCCGGTGTGCTGCTCAACGGGATCCTGGGGGCGCTTATCGCCCGCCGCAAGAACTTCGACCTCGTGGGCTTCGTGGTCCTGGCGATCCTCACGGCGACCGCCGGCGGCATCCTGCGCGACGTCATGATCCAGAACGGCCCGCCCTTCGCCCTGACGGACCCCTACTACCTCTACGCCGCCTGCGCCGGCGCGATGATCGCCTGGCTCGTCCCCTTCACCTCCCGCCCGGCTCGCCGCTTCCTCGTGGTGGCCGACGCCGTCGTCCTGGGGGTGTGGGCGGCCACGGGCGCCACCAAGGCCCTGGCGAACGGACTGGGCGTGATGCCGGCGCTGCTCCTGGGCAGCCTGACGGCGGTGGGCGGCTCCATGATCCGCGACGTGTCCGTGGGTGAGACGCCGGCGGTCTTCGGCGGCAACAAGCTCTACGCGATCCCGGCGCTCCTGGCGGCGCTCACCGATGTGGTGATGGTGCGCGTAGGCTTCCACGAGAGTTGGGGCATTCTCGTGGCCACGCTCGTGGGGGCGGGCATGTGCCTGCTCGCCTACTGGCGCTCTTGGCAGTTGCCCGTGGTGGGGGACCGCGAGATGCGGCGGCGCGCCCGGGGGGAGAGGCCCCTGAAATGGGCGCTTCCGAGCGGCCCCGCGATCGGATGGCGCCGCGGGCTCATGGGCCTGCGCGTCAGGGGAGATGGCGCCCGGCGGGCGAGCGCGGGCGGCGGGTCCTCCCAGGGACGGCGCGACCGCGAGCCCCTCGCCCCCGAGGACCTCTAA
- a CDS encoding App1 family protein yields the protein MPLFDIARAVEDQFHRDVIPVLKRRGWRPRVVAYDGYGTSADQPDGADMARVLARMVLRPVDAPTEGPLFRSLPERRPASAAEVIDNARISLADAQRGWRLFIDAPVPFLPVTITVGGARIRTRADREGYIDVVVRGHGLGPGWHDAVIDAAGAGRSSARVLVVGPEPTLGIISDIDDTAMISHVPRILVAAWNQLVKYSSAREPVPGMARLYRRVQQAHQGAPVFYVSTGAWNVMPTLRAFFARHGFPEGPALMTDWGPTNTGWFRSGIEHKRTELRRLMIDLPQVRWLLVGDDGQHDPLIYGEVAREHADRVAAVAIRRLSATEQVLAGGITAHPMGIGPAAQTLAEADVPVVTGTNGFELASRLPTAIGGGTAGG from the coding sequence GTGCCGCTCTTCGATATCGCCCGCGCCGTGGAGGACCAGTTCCACCGCGACGTCATCCCCGTGCTCAAGCGCCGCGGCTGGCGCCCACGCGTGGTCGCCTATGACGGCTACGGAACCAGCGCAGACCAGCCCGACGGCGCCGATATGGCGCGCGTGCTGGCTCGGATGGTGCTGCGGCCCGTGGACGCCCCCACCGAGGGCCCGTTGTTCCGCTCCCTGCCGGAGAGGCGCCCGGCCTCGGCGGCGGAGGTGATCGACAACGCCCGCATCTCCCTGGCGGACGCGCAGCGGGGCTGGCGCCTGTTCATCGACGCGCCGGTGCCCTTCCTCCCGGTGACGATCACGGTGGGCGGCGCCCGGATCCGCACACGGGCGGATCGCGAGGGGTACATCGACGTCGTCGTGCGCGGGCACGGACTGGGCCCGGGATGGCATGACGCGGTGATCGACGCCGCCGGCGCGGGACGGTCCAGCGCGCGAGTGCTCGTGGTGGGCCCGGAGCCGACCCTGGGGATCATCTCCGACATCGATGACACGGCGATGATCTCGCACGTGCCGCGCATCCTCGTGGCCGCGTGGAACCAACTGGTCAAGTACTCCTCGGCGCGCGAGCCGGTGCCCGGGATGGCCCGGCTGTACCGGCGCGTCCAGCAGGCCCATCAGGGGGCGCCGGTGTTCTACGTGTCCACGGGCGCGTGGAACGTCATGCCGACGCTGCGCGCCTTCTTCGCCCGCCATGGCTTCCCCGAGGGGCCCGCACTCATGACCGACTGGGGACCGACGAACACCGGGTGGTTCCGCAGCGGCATCGAGCACAAGCGCACCGAGCTGCGCCGCCTCATGATCGATCTTCCCCAGGTGCGCTGGCTGCTCGTGGGCGACGACGGCCAGCACGACCCCCTCATCTACGGCGAGGTGGCCCGTGAGCACGCGGATCGCGTGGCCGCGGTGGCGATTCGCCGGCTCAGCGCCACCGAGCAGGTGCTCGCCGGGGGCATCACCGCTCATCCCATGGGCATCGGGCCGGCGGCCCAGACGCTCGCGGAGGCGGATGTCCCGGTGGTCACGGGGACCAATGGCTTCGAACTGGCCTCCCGCCTGCCCACTGCGATCGGTGGCGGGACAGCCGGAGGATGA